In Rutidosis leptorrhynchoides isolate AG116_Rl617_1_P2 chromosome 2, CSIRO_AGI_Rlap_v1, whole genome shotgun sequence, one genomic interval encodes:
- the LOC139888553 gene encoding blue copper protein-like, translating to MANKYSIVLFISLVAALATSISATTFIVGDDYGWTLNFDYQAWAKGKKFVVGDKIVFKYPIGKHNVFKVDGPSFQKCIVPAANASFTTGYDVITLTTPGRKWYICGVGKHCEYGMKLVIDVVIPQWTPSPPPTVAAPSLPAPVPSSSPSGNVFMVGDYSGWTLNFDYQAWAMGKKFVVGDKLVFKYPKGVHNVYKLVNGTDFQKCSIPSNSIALTSGYDVVTLATPGRKWYICGVGKHCQYGMKLVIDVVPQWTPPAPSLPAPVPSSSSSGNVFTVGDYNGWILNFDYQAWAMGKKFVVGDKLVFKYPKGVHNVYKLVNGTDFQKCAIPSNSILLSSGYDVVTLMTPGRKWYVCGVGKHCETGGMKLVIDVVAKATSPWSSSTGARKLGGNIIA from the exons ATGGCTAATAAGTATAGTATTGTTTTATTCATAAGTCTTGTAGCAGCTCTTGCTACTTCCATTTCAGCTACAACATTCATTGTCGGAGACGATTATGGTTGGACTCTCAACTTTGATTACCAAGCTTGGgctaaagggaagaaattcgtcgTTGGAGACAAAATTG TTTTCAAGTACCCGATTGGAAAACACAATGTGTTTAAAGTTGATGGACCTAGCTTCCAAAAATGTATCGTGCCTGCTGCGAATGCATCTTTCACGACCGGATATGATGTGATAACGCTCACAACCCCCGGAAGAAAATGGTACATTTGTGGTGTCGGAAAGCATTGTGAATATGGAATGAAGTTAGTTATTGATGTTGTTATCCCTCAATGGACACCTAGTCCTCCTCCAACTGTTGCTGCACCTTCGCTACCCGCACCCGTACCTTCTAGTTCGCCGTCTGGGAATGTATTCATGGTGGGAGATTATAGTGGTTGGACTTTGAACTTTGATTACCAAGCATGGGCAATGGGGAAAAAGTTCGTCGTAGGAGATAAACTTG TTTTCAAATACCCGAAGGGAGTTCACAATGTATACAAATTAGTCAATGGAACGGATTTTCAAAAATGTAGTATTCCTAGTAATAGCATAGCTCTAACTAGCGGATATGATGTGGTGACGCTTGCAACCCCTGGAAGAAAATGGTACATTTGTGGTGTCGGAAAGCATTGTCAATATGGAATGAAGTTAGTTATTGATGTTGTACCTCAATGGACACCACCTGCACCTTCGCTACCCGCACCTGTACCTTCTAGTTCGTCGTCTGGGAATGTATTCACGGTGGGAGATTATAATGGTTGGATTTTGAACTTTGATTATCAAGCATGGGCAATGGGGAAAAAGTTCGTCGTAGGAGATAAACTTG TTTTCAAATACCCGAAGGGAGTTCACAATGTATACAAATTAGTCAACGGAACAGATTTTCAAAAATGTGCTATTCCAAGTAATAGCATACTTCTAAGTAGCGGATATGATGTGGTGACGTTGATGACTCCAGGAAGAAAATGGTACGTTTGTGGTGTTGGAAAGCATTGTGAAACTGGAGGCATGAAGCTTGTTATTGATGTAGTGGCTAAAGCGACGAGTCCGTGGAGTTCATCCACCGGAGCTAGAAAGTTGGGTGGAAACATTATAGCTTGA